In Thermodesulfovibrio thiophilus DSM 17215, the genomic window CATTCTATATATTCAAAGATCTCTCTTTTGGCCTCTACTCTTGATTTATAACCACCTTTCTTTAGATAAATAAGTTCTGTTTTTAATGTTTTGAAAAAACTTTCAGCCACAGCATTATCATAACAATTTCCTTTGCTGCTTATGCTCTGTTTCATACCATATGAAATCTCTTTTCAGTCTTTGTAGAATCTAAAGTATGTTCTACTGCTTCAATTTTAAATTCTTTTATGTAAACTCTTCTTTTAATCATTTTTATTCACCTCTCTACTTATTTTTATAGTTGCCTTATCTTTTTGTCTACTAAATTGTAGCAAGTTCAAAGAGTAAATAGGCTATCTGGATATGAACCTCTAGATGACAAAAATTGTATAAAATTGATAGTATGGTACAATAAAAAGTGAAAATTCTTAAACTTTATTTTGATAAAGCTGTTGATAATTATGAGAAAGCAGGCAAACTCCAGAAAACAGTAGCAGAAGAACTTCTTAAGAAAATTAATAAAGACTTTTATTCAACTGTTGTCGAAATTGGAAGTGGTAATGGATTTTTAAGTATTCCTCTAAGTAAACAAATCTCATTTAAGAGGTTTATTAACATTGATATATCTTTAGAATTTCTTAAGAGGTTGAAATTGGAATTAAACGACAAAGCCCTTTTTATAAATGCTATGGCAGAAGCAATGCCTTTAAAGGAAAATCTGGCAAACTTATTAGTAAGTTCATCAAGTCTTCACTGGATTCATAATCCCACAAAAAATTTTAAAGAACTATTTAATATCATTAAAAATGATGGAAGATTTTACTTCTCTATTTTCACCTCAAATACCCTGAAAGAACTTAGATATGTTTCGGAAGTAACAGGTTTTGGTTCTGTTTATCCATTGAAAAAAGCAGAGTTTTATATTGAAACTATTGAAAAAATGGCAATTTCTTTCAATTATGAAACAAAAATTTACAGAGAAATATTTGCTTCTCCAAAACATCTACTTATTTCTCATAAGCTTACAGGAACAAACTATACTGAAAATAAAAATTTTTCTGGTAAACTTTTATTTAAAAAATTTTGCGATTTATATGAAAAGCTTTTCACAACCCATTATGGCGTTTACGCAACATATGAGGTTTTATTTATAGAAGGTCAAAAACTATCTCCCTTTCATTAAGACTTATTATTGAAATTTTTATTGGACCTCTTTTTTGTTGTAAAATTTAGACTATGCTTTTTTATCTTTTAAAAAGGGTGGCTCTTATGATACCCATTCTATTCGGTATCACTCTTATATGTTTTGTTGTTATAAATCTTGCGCCTGGTTCACCTGCAACATTTCAGGAAGAACTTTCTCCTAAAGCTTCTCCTGAGGCGATGGAATCTCTTAAAAAACTTTATGGACTTGATAAACCAATTCATGAGAGATATCTTAACTGGTTGAGAATGGTTGTTACATTAGACCTTGGTAAAAGCTTTGTTGATGGAAGAGCAGTAAAAGAAAAGATTAAAGAAAGACTTCCAATTACTATAATTCTAAATCTGCTTTCGCTTTTATTAATTCTGGTTGTTGCAATTCCAATTGGAATCTATTCTGCTTTTAAATCAGGAAAACTTTTTGATCGATTATTGACAGTTTTTGTTTTTACAGGATTTTCTGTTCCTACTTTTTGGCTTGCTCTTCTTGCAATGATTGTTTTTGGTATAAAATTTGGATTACTTCCTATATCAGGAATTCAAAGCATCGGCGCTGAAACAATGCCTTTTTATGAGAGAATATTTGACTGGATCAAACATCTGATTTTACCTGTAACAATTATGTCCTTTGCAGGACTTGCTGGAATGTCGAGATATACTCGCTCAAGTATGCTTGAAGTGTTAAGACAGGATTATATTCGTACAGCAAGAGCTAAAGGTTTACCCGAAAGAGTTGTAATTATAAGACATGCTTTGAGAAATGCATTGCTTCCAGTTGTTACGCTTCTTGGTCTTGCAGTTCCTGGACTTATTGGAGGAAGTGTTATTTTTGAAAGCATTTTTTCAATTCCTGGAATGGGTCAGTTATTTTACTCATCTGCAATGGCAAGAGATTATCCAACCATAATGGGGATTTTAGTGATTGGAGCATTGTTAACTTTAATCGGTAATCTTCTTGCAGATATTGCATATTTTATTGTTGATCCTAGAATAAGAGTAAAACGAAATGGTTAAATATATTATAAAAAGAGTTTTAAAAAATAAACTTGCTTTAGCGAGTTTAATATTGATTTCTGCAATTTTTATTATTGCAGTTTTCGCTTCTTTCATATCACCTTATGATCCATATAAAATTGATGTTTATCATGTTCTTGAACCTCCTTCAAAGGCTCATTTGTTTGGAACAGATGAGCTTGGGAGGGATGTTTGTTCAAGAATTATTTATGGAGCAAGAGTATCACTTAAGGTTGGATTTCTTGCAATGGGTATTGCTATATTTATTGGCACGTTACTCGGTGCTATAGCAGGATACTATGGAAAATGGGTGGATACAATCATAATGAGGATTGTTGATGTTATGCTTGCGTTTCCTTCATTATTTTTAATTTTGGCTGTTGTGGCTGTTTTAGAACCAAGTATTTATATAATCATGGTGGTGATAGGTCTTACAGGATGGATGGATGTTGCAAGGCTTGTAAGAGCTGAGGTTCTCTCACTCAAGGAAAGAGAGTTTGTTCTTGCTGCAAAAGCAATTGGCGCAAGTTCTAGTAGAGTTATTTTTAAACATATTCTACCAAATGCCATATATCCCGTTATCGTAGCTGCCACTTTCGCAGTTGGTGGAGCAATATTGATTGAAAGCGGATTGAGCTTTCTTGGACTTGGAATTCAACCACCTGAGCCAAGCTGGGGTGGAATTTTAAGTATTGGCAAGGACTATATCACTGTTGCATGGTGGATGAGTTTGTTTCCTGGAATTGCGATATTTTTAACTGTCCTGTCGTTTAATCTTATTGGTGAAGCCTTGAGAGACGCCCTTGACCCAAAACACTGGATAGAGGATTAAATTATACAACCTGTGCTGAGAGTTCGAAATTAAAATACTGCTTTTCTTTTAACTCATAACAGCCTGACTCAATCAGCATTTTTAAAAAGTTTACGTGAGATGTATGACCACCTTTTTCAAAGATAAAGTGTCCCTGTAATGGAAAACCGAATAAATATAAATCTCCAATGGCATCAAGAATCTTATGTCTTACAAATTCATCTTTAAATCTGAGATTTTCTCCAATAACTCCTTTTTCATCCAAAACAAGAGCATTATGCAAAGAACATCCATATGCAAACCCATTTTTAAGCAGATACTGAATATCTTTTAAAAAACCGAATGTTCTTGCTGGGGCTATTTCCTTGAGAAAGTTCTGTTCATTAATATCCAATGTTAACAATTGTTCTTTAATTAGAGGATGTTCGTAGAAGATTTTATATGTGATTTTGAATCCTTTATAAGGTTTTGCAATTATTTTTGAATGAGATTCTTCATAAAATACAGGTTTTGTAATTTTAAGTAGAGGTATTGTTTTGCCCTGTTTTGCAATGCCAGCTTTCAAAATCGCTCTTGCAAAATCAGTAGCACTTCCATCCATTACAGGAACTTCTGAACCATCAATCTCTATAATAAGATTTGTTATTCCAAAGGCATGAAGAGTTGCAAGGAGATGCTCCACAGTTCTTATCTTAATTCCATCAATTCCGATAGTGGTAGCAAATGATGTATCAACTACGAATGGAAGCTTTGCTTTGATTGGAAACTCTTTATCTTTTCTGTAAAAAACTATTCCTGTATCTCGCTGTGAAGGAATCAGCCTGAGATTAATTTTTTTGCCTGTATGTATTCCTACACCAGATAGTATAATTTTTGATTTTATAGTTTTCTGAAAAAACATCAATATAATGCAAACAAGAAAGATGCCAAAATTGATTCGTTGATATTACAGGCTATAACATCTGATTATTGTGGAAATAAGACTACAGGAATGGAAAAAATAAAACAATTACTGTATTTCACCTCCAATAACAATTTCCGGAATTCTTACTGTTGGTATTCCATCTGTGACAGGTACTCCCTGTGAGTTTTTACCGCATGTTCCAATTGAAAACCCAAGATCATTTCCAACCATATCAATATTTTTTAAAATTTCCTGACCTGTTCCAATTAAAAGTACCCCTCTTACTGGTTCACTAATTTGTCCATTTTCAATTAAGTAACCTTCCTGAACTTCAAAAACAAACTCTCCTGTTACAGTATTTACCTGCCCGCCACCCATTTTATTAACAAAAAATCCTTTATCAACTGATCGAATTATTTCCTCTGGAGAATGATTCCCGGGTGCTATTAATGTATTACTCATTCTTGGAATAGGATAGTGTTCGTAAGACTGTCTTCTTCCATTCCCTGTTGATGCTTTACCATCGTTCATTGCTGTATATTTATCATACAGATAATTAGTGAGTATACCTTCGTGAATCAGAACAGTTTTCTGAGAAGGTGTGCCTTCGTCGTCAAATAGGTATGAACCACGCATGTTTGGCAGTGTTGAATCATCAATCACTGTTATAATCTCTGAAGCAATTTTTTCACCAAGTTTTCCGCTATAAACTGAAAGTCCTTCTTGAACAAGATCTGCCTCCAGTCCATGTCCAACTGCCTCATGAATGATCGTTCCGCCTGCCTTTGAAGAGATAACCACAGGCATTCTTCCACCTTTAATTTTTCGTGCGTTAAGCATCATTAGTGCTCGTTGTGTGGCTGCATTTGCGAGGGTTTCAGGTGAGATTTCATCAAAAAGTTCAAGTCCTTTAAGACCTCCATATGCTTCATATCCTGTTTGAATAACTCCATCTTCTGAGGCAACAGCATGAATCAGAAAAAGTGTATGAACTCTTTCTTCTTCAGTAAAGTATTGTTCTGAATTAGCAATCTTTATTTTCTGAAATGTTTCTCCATAAAGAACTTTCACCTGTTTTATTTTCTTGCTTTGCGTCCATGAAATATCATTCGCTCTTTTGACAAACTTAATTTTCTCTGCAATTTCAACATCCTGAGGGTTCTTTTTAATAACAAATTGAGTGGAAGGAAAAACTTTCTTTAAATTTATAATACATTCCGAATGTCTATAGTTCTTAAGAGATGACAATAATTCATCAATTCCTCTTTTTGTTAAATCATTTGTGTATGCATAGAATGTTTTGCCATCAATGATTAACCTGACACCCAGTCCATTATCAAATACTGTCGAGCATTTTTGAACTTTGTTTTCTTCCATTTGAATCTGATTAGCAGTTTTTTCTTCCCAGAATATATCAACATAATCACCTTTCAACGTTTTGAGTATATGATTAAAAAGCTCCATATATCCCTCCACAACGATATTTGTCTTTTATAATATCAGATTATAAATTTATAGACATAAATTTTAATTATAAAAAACTATTTTTATTTGTTTTCAAGAAGTTCCTTTGCATGAAAAAGTGAACTCTGCGTGATACGGCCACTTAACATTCTGGCAATTTCCTCTTTCCTATTCGCTCCTTTAAGAGTTTCAACATTAACAATGGTTTTATTGTCTTTTATGACTTTTTCTACTTTCAAATGATGGTCACCCAGTGCAGCTATCTGGGGCAGATGTGTAACGCATAATACCTGATGGTGTTTTGCAAGCTCCTTGAGTCTTTTACCAACATTTTCTGCAGTAGCTCCACTTATCCCAGCATCAATCTCATCAAATATAAGTGTTATTGATTTGATCATTTTTTTTGCAAATTTAAGCTCAACACATTTAAGGGCAAGCATAAGCCTTGAAAGTTCACCACCAGATGCCACTTTAATTAATGGTTTTGGAGGTTCTCCGGGATTCGCGGAAAAATAAAACTCTATATCATCTTTTCCATTTAGAGTTATGTCTTTTTCCGTTATTCTTATTTCAAAAACCGGATGCGAAAAGCCAAGAAAGTTAAGCTCATCAATTATTTCTCTTTCAATTTCAGTTTTTATTTTTTTACGATGATCTGAAATTTCATCTGCTTGAGATTTTAAATTCTCTGATAGCTCTATTAATTCTTTTTCCTTTTCTTTTAGCTCTTCTTCAGATATTGAAATTCTATTTAGCTCTTTTTTAATATCTTCTGCATAGTTTAAAATCTCTCTTGTTGTTGGACCATATTTTGTTTTCAGTTTATTTATAAGAGTCAATCTTTCTTCAATTTTTTCCAGTGTTACAGGGTCCGATTCATAGCTGTCTTTAAGTTTTCTTAAAATATAAACCGCTTCCTCGCTCTGTGTCAGAGCAGATTCAATTAAATTTTTGGCTTCTTCTGCTTTTGAATCAAACTGGGATAATTCTTTAATAAGATTGAGAACTTTTGATAAAACTGTATAGACTGAGTTTTTGTCTTCATAAAGAAAGCTGAAACATGACTCTGCAAGTTCCTTAAGTTTTAAAACATTTTTAAGAATCTGCCTTTGCTCTGTTAGTTCTTCTTCCTCTTTTTCGTTTAAATTAGCATTATTTATTTCTTCAATCTGAAACTTAAGAAGTTCAATCCTCTGTTTTTTTGAGATGACTTCGTTCTTTATTTTTTCTAATTCCTGTTTGAGAGCTTGAACATTGATGTAAAGTTGATTAAATTTCTCAACTTTTTCCTGCAGTCCAACGATTGTATCAAAGAAAAAGACGTGGTTTTCTTTTTTTAGAAGATAGGTATGTTCATGCTGTCCATGTATGTTAATTATTCTTGAAGCTACTTTTACAAAGCCCTGAGCAGTAAATGCAGAGTCATTTATATATGTTTTTGTTTTACCATGAAGACTGAGAATTTTTTTAAGAATAATGGTGTTATCTTCAATTTCCAAATTTTTTAAATCCACATCAGAGGCAATAACTTCAATTTTTGATTCATTTTCACCATGTTTGACAAAGTCAACTGCAGAGATTTTTTCTCTTAACAAAACACCAATGGCATCTACAATTATGGATTTTCCTGCTCCGGTCTCTCCAGTGAGAACATTAAACCCCTTTCTCAGGGAAACTGTAAGATTATCAATGATCGCAAAATTTTTAATTCTCAGTTCTTCAATCATTAAATTCTAGTATGATTGTCATTAATGAACACACTATCACTTAACTATTATTTAATCAAACCAGCGTTTCGCAAAACCTCCGCAAGTTTTTCCTTATTTGACTGAGACATTTCACATAGAGGAAGTCTGAATTCTTCCGCTATCTTACCTATCATTGAAAGAGCTGTTTTTACAGGAATTGGATTGGTCTCAATAAACATGACTTTATTAATTGGTTCAAGCTTATAATGAAGTTGTCGTGCTTTTGCAATATCGCCTCTTTCCCAGGCATTAAAAAGTTCTGCCATATCCCCTGGACAGATATTTGCTGTAACAGAAATAGCACCTTTACCACCAAGCGCAAGAAGTGTGAGATTGGTAAAATCATCTCCTGAAAGAACAGTGATTTTATCTCCACAGAGGCGTATAATTTCACTTACCTGTTTCATGTCTCCTGTAGCTTCTTTAATGCCCATAATCTGTGGTATTTCAGCTAAACGGGCAACTGTTGATGGAAGAAGATTTACTGATGTTCTTCCAGGAACATTATAAAGAATAATAGGTAAACCGGTTGAACTGGCGATTGTTTTAAAGTGTCTATACAGTCCTTCCTGGGTTGGTTTGTTGTAATACGGAGTTACAATAAGAGCAGCATCTGCACCGAGTTGTTCAGCTTTTTTTGTAATCATAATTGCTTCTTCTGTAGAGTTTGAACCAGTTCCTACAATAACTGGAATTCGCTTATTGACAACTTTTACTGCGATCTCTATTACTTTATAGTGCTCTTCATAATCAAGAGTGGAAGCTTCACCTGTGGTACCGCAGGGGACAATTCCATGAGTTCCTTCTTTGATATGCCATTCTATGAGGTGTTCAAAAGCTTTCTCATCAATTTTGCCATTTTTAAATGGCGTTACAATTGCAACCATTGAACCTTTAAACATTTTTATAACCTCCTGCTGAATTTTTAAAAAATTATAACATTTTAATTATCTGTTTATTATATTTTAATTGCAGATATAAATGATACACTTTTTTATCGCACAGGTGTACTCTGTTTTTTTTAATTAATCGGTAAAAAATGTTATAATTTTTTATGCAGGACATTTTAGAAATAATTAAAACACGTAGAAGTATAAGAAAATTTAAACAAGAGTCTCCTCCGGAAGATTTAATCAAAAAATGTATTGAGGCAGCACTTTATGCACCTTCATCAATGAATTCTCAGCCCTGGTATTTTGTAATTGTCAAAGATAGAACAAAAATTAAAGAAATTGCAAAAGTTCAAAAATTTACAAAGTTTCTTGAAAATGCGCCATATATTATAGTTGCACTTGCTGATGAAAAAAGAAGTAAACACTGGCTTGAAGATATGGGCTGTTCATTGATGGCACTTTTGCTTGAAGCTCACAGTCTTGGGTTGGGTGCATGCTGGGGAGCAGTTTATAATCCTGATAATAAAGACAGAGAAAATTATATCCGACAGATAATTGATATTCCAGAAAATTTAAGGATTATTTCATGTATTGGCATTGGATATCCTGACGAGATTCCTCACCCAAAAAAAGTTAAAACTCTTGAGGAAGCAATAATAAAAATTATTTGAATTATCTTTTTAACACAGATAGCAAAAAACCTTGCTATTCACTATATCAAAATCCTATCAACCAGGTAATCTGCCTTATTTTGATAACCTTGCAAATAATTATAAAGATTTTTAGTGTTTTAAATTATAATGATAGGGATGTGTATGGAACAATATATCTTTAAACCAATAGGCTATATTAAAACAAATACAAAAAATATTCCACGACACTGGACAATTTCAGATCTTGAAGGAGAGATTATTATTAATCCTGAGTATAAAGATGGGTTAAAAGGTATAAAAAAAGGAGATAAAATTGTTGTTATTTTTTATTTCCATAAATCACCCCCATTTACATATGATAAGCTTATTCAGAAACCAGCTCATATTAATGAACAAAGAGGAGTCTTCAGCATCTGTTCACCGCATAGGCCAAATCCAATAGGGCTTTCAGTGCTTGAAGTAGTTGATATTTTCGATAATGTAATCAAAGTACGAAGAATTGATATGTTTGATGGAACTCCTGTGCTCGATATAAAGCCTTATATTGAGATTCAATCTTAAAAAACTTTAATTTTCGTTTTATACTATATTTTCCTTCTATGGTCAAATTAAATTCAAATTAGATTATAATGGTTGACAAATTTTTTAAAAGTAGATAAAATTAGTCTACAATAAGAATTGAGGAGGGAGGTATGGATACAGTTTTATTAAGCAGGTTGCAGTTTGCCATAACTGCAGGTTTTCATTTTATTTTTGTTCCATTGACACTTGGGCTGTCTGTGCTTGTGGCTTACATGGAGAGCAAATATCTTGCAACAGGAGATAAGGATTATTTAAGAATGACTAAATTTTGGGGAAGACTTTTTCTTATTAATTTTGCATTGGGAGTTGTTACCGGTATTACTCTTGAATTTCAGTTCGGAATGAACTGGGCAGAGTATTCTCGGTATGTTGGTGACATATTTGGTTCTCCTCTTGCAATTGAGGCGACTGTGGCATTCTTTCTTGAATCAACATTTCTTGGAGTCTGGATATTTGGATGGAATCGAATTTCACCAAAACTTCATGCCATCTCAATATGGCTTGTTGCACTTGCGACAAATCTTTCAGCATTATGGATTCTGATCGCAAACGGATGGATGCAACATCCTGTAGGTTATGTAATTAATAATGCAAGAGCTGAAATGGTTGATTTTTGGGCAGTTGTTACGAATCCATATGGTTTGCTAAAGTTTGCGCATACTGTGCTATCTGGATGGGTAGTTGCAGGATTTTTTATACTCGGTATATCTGCCTATCACTTGTTACGAAAAAGTGAAATTAATTTTTTTAAAAAATCTCTGAAAATCGGTGCAGTTTTTGCTCTTCTAAGTTCAATATTAGTGGCTGGAGTGGGGCATTTTCATGGACATGAAGTTGCGCATACACAACCAACAAAAATGGCAGCTATGGAGTCTCTTTGGGAAACAACAAAGGATGCACCAATGTATTTATTGCTTATTCCTGATCCTGCAAATGAGAAAAACTCTGTCGAAGCAATAGGCATTCCTTCAATGCTCAGCATTCTTGCAGGACAGAAAGAGGTGAAAGGTTTAAAGGATTTTTCTCCGTCAGAAAGACCTCCTGTAACATTAACATTTATAAGTTTCAGATTGATGGTGGGACTGGGGTTTCTTTTCATTATTATTTCTTTATGGGCTTTTTTTAAATTTAAAACAGTGGAACACAGTAGAACACTTCTGAGGATTTTACTGTGGTCAATTCCATTGCCTTATATTGCGGCACAATTTGGATGGATTGTTGCTGAAGTTGGAAGACAGCCATGGATAGTATATGGAATACTGAAAACATCAGATGCTGTTTCCAAAGCTGTTACACCAGCACAGGTTGTGGCTTCTCTAATAGGATTCACAATATTTTATGGCGCTCTGGGAATAATTGATATTTATTTACTGTCAAAGTATGCAAGAAAAGGACCTGAAAAGGAGGTATAAGATGGAGTTTCAAATTATATGGTTTATTTTATGGGGATTACTCTGGGCAGTTTATTTTGCCCTTGATGGATTTGACTTCGGAGCAGGAATTTTATATCCTTTCATATCGAAAAATGAAATGGACAAAAAAGCTGTAATTCATGCAATAGGGCCTATCTGGAATGGTAATGAGGTCTGGCTTATAACAGCTGGAGGAGCAACTTTTGCTGCGTTTCCCACGACCTATGCTTACATGTTCAGTTATCTTTATACTCCGCTTTTAATAATTCTTTTTGCATTGATTTTTCGTGGAGTTGCTCTTGAGTTAAGAGGTAAGGCAACCACAGATATGCAGAAAAAATTTTGGGATTTCTGGATATTTACAGGAAGTTTCATCCCGGCATTGTTATTTGGTGTTGCATTTGGAAATATTTTCATGGGATTGAAATTTGATGATTCAGGATATTACGGAACACTGCTCAGTCTGCTTAATCCATATGGATTACTTGTTGGTTTGCTTTTTTTATTCACATTTATTGTTCATGGTAGCTTATGGATTTCATTAAGAGTTCCGGATGCTCTTGCTGAGAAAGGAATGAGAAAGGCTAAAAAATTCTGGTATCTTCAAACAGTATGCGCTGTGTTGTTTTTAATTTTGACTGCACCATTTACAAATTTATATGACAATTTTATTAAAATGCCGATCTGGTTTGTTGTTCCTGCTATAGCTGTAGCTTGCCTGCTTTTTACTGGTTTATGCATCAAGAAAAACAAAAATGGTAAGGCCTTTGTTTTTTCTGCTTTATTTGTTATAAGTCTTGTTTTCAGTGGTATTATAGGGCTTTATCCAAATCTTATTCCATCAGCGATTGATCCGAAATACAGTCTGACAATTTTCAATTCATCATCAAGTCCATATACTCTTAAAATTATGACAATTGTGGTTGCCATATTTGTTCCAATTGTTCTGTTGTATCAGGCCTGGACATATAAGACATTTATGTACAAAATAACTGAAAAAGAGTTAAAGGAGGAAAGTTATTAAAGGATTACAGATTACAAGAGAAACAGATTATGCCATCCGAACTGTCCTTTATCTTTCAGGAAGGGAAAATTATTTTGCAAAAGCAGAAGATATTTCAAAGACTATGGATATTCCCAAAAGCTTTTTAAGAAAGATTCTAAAACAGCTGGAAAAACAAGGTCTTCTAAGGATCAAAAGGGGAGTAAGTGGTGGTATAACATTAATAAAGAAACCGGAAGAAATAACGCTTTATGATACTATTATTGCAGTGGAAAAAAATGTTGCTCTTAACAGATGTGTGGTTAATAAAACAGTTTGTAGATTTTCGTCTCAATGTCCTGTGCATCCTGTATGGTTTAAGTTAAGGGACGGGTTAATTAAGGCATTAAAGGAGATTAATTTTTCAGGACTAATATCTCAAGGGACTGTCTTATAGGCAGTCCCTTCAAAAATTAAAAGCCAGTTTTTGAAAATATTTACCTTTTCTTCTCCATATTTTGAAAGATCCTGTATGATTTCTTCCACTGTTCTTATTCTTACTGAACCATCTGGCTCCTTAGAGAAGAATTTATCCGCAAAAGCTATTATTTTTTGTTCCGTAGTAATAGGCATCATATCGAGTGGAGGCAGAGGAAGTTTATTTTTTATAATCTCTTCCTTTGTTATTCCAACTCCAGTATGCCTTTCACATACAAGAGCATGTTCTGGATAGCCTTCTTTTTCAACTATTTCTCTACCAAGGTAACCATGGGCAATATAGGGGAAACTGCCATGACAGTCCAGTTTTGGAGTATCTGTCATAAAAATTCCGATGTCATGTAGCATTGATGCTTCATAAATAAAATTTTTATCAACTTTAAATTTCTCAGCAACCTGCAATGCTTTTTCAGCAACTTTTTCTGAGTGATTTAATAGTATTTTAAATGCCAGAGTATCTGGATTGTAATATTTTTTTATGATGTCCACGGGATTCATTTTTTTTCATTATATCATGCTTTTTGGGATATTTTAAATGCTAACATTCTAAAGATTAGACCTTTTTTGTCATTTTATTTTAAGTGGCTGGCCAGCAATTATTAGATACGCTGTATCTGCAATCTCCATTACTCTCTGATTCATCTGACCTGACAGATCAATAAATGTTCGTCCAAGTTCAGTAGCTGGAATTATTCCAGTTCCAGTTTCATTGGATATAATGAATAAATGAGCATCTTTTTTCAATTTATATGATTTCAATGAACAGAGAAATGATTCTAGGAACTCATCGATAGGATTGCATTCAATAAGCAAATTGGTCAGCCACGCTGTCAGACAGTCAATTATTATGATGGATGACTCAGGAATTTTTTTTAAAGCAGTAGATAAATCAATAGGTTCTTCAATTGTAATCCATCTATTATCACGATTTTTCTTGTGATTCTCAATTCGCTCCTCCATTTCACTGTCTGTGGCTCTTGCTGTTGCGATGAAATAAAAATTTTTATGTGGAAGTTTTTCAGCCTCTCGTAATGCAAAACTACTTTTGCCGCTTTTCATGCCACCAATAATA contains:
- the opp4C gene encoding oligopeptide ABC transporter permease, with product MVKYIIKRVLKNKLALASLILISAIFIIAVFASFISPYDPYKIDVYHVLEPPSKAHLFGTDELGRDVCSRIIYGARVSLKVGFLAMGIAIFIGTLLGAIAGYYGKWVDTIIMRIVDVMLAFPSLFLILAVVAVLEPSIYIIMVVIGLTGWMDVARLVRAEVLSLKEREFVLAAKAIGASSSRVIFKHILPNAIYPVIVAATFAVGGAILIESGLSFLGLGIQPPEPSWGGILSIGKDYITVAWWMSLFPGIAIFLTVLSFNLIGEALRDALDPKHWIED
- the lpxC gene encoding UDP-3-O-acyl-N-acetylglucosamine deacetylase encodes the protein MFFQKTIKSKIILSGVGIHTGKKINLRLIPSQRDTGIVFYRKDKEFPIKAKLPFVVDTSFATTIGIDGIKIRTVEHLLATLHAFGITNLIIEIDGSEVPVMDGSATDFARAILKAGIAKQGKTIPLLKITKPVFYEESHSKIIAKPYKGFKITYKIFYEHPLIKEQLLTLDINEQNFLKEIAPARTFGFLKDIQYLLKNGFAYGCSLHNALVLDEKGVIGENLRFKDEFVRHKILDAIGDLYLFGFPLQGHFIFEKGGHTSHVNFLKMLIESGCYELKEKQYFNFELSAQVV
- a CDS encoding ABC transporter permease; amino-acid sequence: MLFYLLKRVALMIPILFGITLICFVVINLAPGSPATFQEELSPKASPEAMESLKKLYGLDKPIHERYLNWLRMVVTLDLGKSFVDGRAVKEKIKERLPITIILNLLSLLLILVVAIPIGIYSAFKSGKLFDRLLTVFVFTGFSVPTFWLALLAMIVFGIKFGLLPISGIQSIGAETMPFYERIFDWIKHLILPVTIMSFAGLAGMSRYTRSSMLEVLRQDYIRTARAKGLPERVVIIRHALRNALLPVVTLLGLAVPGLIGGSVIFESIFSIPGMGQLFYSSAMARDYPTIMGILVIGALLTLIGNLLADIAYFIVDPRIRVKRNG
- a CDS encoding TldD/PmbA family protein codes for the protein MELFNHILKTLKGDYVDIFWEEKTANQIQMEENKVQKCSTVFDNGLGVRLIIDGKTFYAYTNDLTKRGIDELLSSLKNYRHSECIINLKKVFPSTQFVIKKNPQDVEIAEKIKFVKRANDISWTQSKKIKQVKVLYGETFQKIKIANSEQYFTEEERVHTLFLIHAVASEDGVIQTGYEAYGGLKGLELFDEISPETLANAATQRALMMLNARKIKGGRMPVVISSKAGGTIIHEAVGHGLEADLVQEGLSVYSGKLGEKIASEIITVIDDSTLPNMRGSYLFDDEGTPSQKTVLIHEGILTNYLYDKYTAMNDGKASTGNGRRQSYEHYPIPRMSNTLIAPGNHSPEEIIRSVDKGFFVNKMGGGQVNTVTGEFVFEVQEGYLIENGQISEPVRGVLLIGTGQEILKNIDMVGNDLGFSIGTCGKNSQGVPVTDGIPTVRIPEIVIGGEIQ
- a CDS encoding methyltransferase domain-containing protein; amino-acid sequence: MKILKLYFDKAVDNYEKAGKLQKTVAEELLKKINKDFYSTVVEIGSGNGFLSIPLSKQISFKRFINIDISLEFLKRLKLELNDKALFINAMAEAMPLKENLANLLVSSSSLHWIHNPTKNFKELFNIIKNDGRFYFSIFTSNTLKELRYVSEVTGFGSVYPLKKAEFYIETIEKMAISFNYETKIYREIFASPKHLLISHKLTGTNYTENKNFSGKLLFKKFCDLYEKLFTTHYGVYATYEVLFIEGQKLSPFH
- the dapA gene encoding 4-hydroxy-tetrahydrodipicolinate synthase; protein product: MFKGSMVAIVTPFKNGKIDEKAFEHLIEWHIKEGTHGIVPCGTTGEASTLDYEEHYKVIEIAVKVVNKRIPVIVGTGSNSTEEAIMITKKAEQLGADAALIVTPYYNKPTQEGLYRHFKTIASSTGLPIILYNVPGRTSVNLLPSTVARLAEIPQIMGIKEATGDMKQVSEIIRLCGDKITVLSGDDFTNLTLLALGGKGAISVTANICPGDMAELFNAWERGDIAKARQLHYKLEPINKVMFIETNPIPVKTALSMIGKIAEEFRLPLCEMSQSNKEKLAEVLRNAGLIK
- the recN gene encoding DNA repair protein RecN produces the protein MIEELRIKNFAIIDNLTVSLRKGFNVLTGETGAGKSIIVDAIGVLLREKISAVDFVKHGENESKIEVIASDVDLKNLEIEDNTIILKKILSLHGKTKTYINDSAFTAQGFVKVASRIINIHGQHEHTYLLKKENHVFFFDTIVGLQEKVEKFNQLYINVQALKQELEKIKNEVISKKQRIELLKFQIEEINNANLNEKEEEELTEQRQILKNVLKLKELAESCFSFLYEDKNSVYTVLSKVLNLIKELSQFDSKAEEAKNLIESALTQSEEAVYILRKLKDSYESDPVTLEKIEERLTLINKLKTKYGPTTREILNYAEDIKKELNRISISEEELKEKEKELIELSENLKSQADEISDHRKKIKTEIEREIIDELNFLGFSHPVFEIRITEKDITLNGKDDIEFYFSANPGEPPKPLIKVASGGELSRLMLALKCVELKFAKKMIKSITLIFDEIDAGISGATAENVGKRLKELAKHHQVLCVTHLPQIAALGDHHLKVEKVIKDNKTIVNVETLKGANRKEEIARMLSGRITQSSLFHAKELLENK